The Streptomyces sp. NBC_00510 genomic interval CGGAGCCGTCCTCGAAGACCTCGCGGACCGCGTTGGCGATCGTCGGCGCGATCGACAGCACCGTGATCTTGTCCAGGTCCAGTTCACCCGGCGTCGGCAGGGTGTCGGTGAAGACGAACTCGCTCACCTTGGAGTTCTTCAGCCGGTCCGCGGCCGGGCCGGACAGGACGCCGTGGGTGGCGGTCACGATGACGTCCTCCGCGCCGTTGGCGAACAGGGCGTCCGCCGCGGCGCAGATGGTGCCACCGGTGTCGATCATGTCGTCCACCAGGACGCAGATGCGGCCGCGCACGTCACCGACCACCTCGTGCACGGTGACCTGGTTGGCGACGTCCGGGTCGCGCCGCTTGTGGACGATGGCCAGCGGCGCGCCCAGGCGGTCGCACCAGCGGTCGGCCACGCGCACCCGGCCGGCGTCGGGGGAGACGACGGTCAGCTTCGAGCGGTCGACCTTGGCGCCCACGTAGTCCGCCAGTATGGGCAGCGCGAACAGGTGGTCGACCGGGCCGTCGAAGAAGCCCTGGATCTGGTCGGTGTGCAGGTCGACCGTGAGGATCCGGTCGGCGCCCGCGGTCTTCATCAGGTCGGCCACGAGGCGGGCCGAGATCGGCTCGCGGCCGCGGTGCTTCTTGTCCTGGCGGGCGTAACCGTAGAACGGCACGACCACGGTGATGCGCTTGGCGGAGGCCCGCTTCAGCGCGTCGATCATGATCAGCTGCTCCATGATCCACTTGTTGATGGGAGCGGTGTGGCTCTGGATGACGAAAGCGTCCGAGCCGCGGGCCGACTCCTCGAAGCGGACGTAGATCTCACCGTTCGCGAAGTCGAAGGCCTTCGTCGGCACAAGGTTGACGCCCAGCTCACGTGCCACCTCCTCCGCGAGCTCGGGGTGTGCGCGGCCGGAGAAGAGCATCAGCTTCTTCTCACCGGTCGTCTTGATCCCGGTCACTGCACCGTCTCCTTGGTGTTCAACGCAGCTTCGCCCTCGGTGAGGGAGCTGGCGGAATTGTGTGCACCTCACACGGTACGCGCTGCGTGGCGCGACCGCGCACGTGGGGAAGGCCACCCCGCACGCGCTCCCCCGCCGGTCAGGCCTCCGGCGCGGCCTGCTGGGCCTGTTCGGCGGCGTGGGCCGCCGCACTGCCGGGCCGCTTCCTGGCCACCCAGCCCTCGATGTTGCGCTGCTGGCCGCGCGCGACGGCGAGCGAACCGGCCGGCACGTCCTTGGTGATCACGGAGCCCGCGGCGGTGTAGGCGCCGTCCCCGACTGTGACGGGGGCCACGAACATGTTGTCGGAGCCGGTGCGGCAGTGGGAGCCGATCGTGGTGTGGTGCTTGGCCTGCCCGTCGTAGTTGACGAAGACGCTGGCGGCGCCGATGTTCGTGTAATCGCCGATCGTCGCGTCACCGACGTAGGACAGGTGCGGCACCTTGGTGCCCTCGCCGAGGGTGGCGTTCTTCATCTCGACGTAGGTGCCGGCCTTCGCCTTGGGGCCGAGTTTGGCGCCCGGGCGCAGGTAGGCGTACGGGCCGACCGAGGCGGCCTCGCCGATCTCCGCGCTGACGGCCACGGTGTTGCTCACCGTGGCGCCTGGTCCGACCAGGGTGTCGGTCAGCGTGCAGTTGGGGCCGACCTGGGCGCCGGAGGCGAGCCGGGTCGCGCCGTACAGCTGGGTGTTCGGCAGCACCAGGGTGTCGGGCTCGAACTCCACCGTGACGTCCAGCCAGGTCGACGCCGGGTCCATGATCGTCGCGCCCTCCAGCATCGCCCTGTGCAGCAGGCGGTCGTTGAGGATGCGGCGGGCCTCGGCGAGCTGCACGCGGTTGTTGATGCCGGCGATCTCGCGGTGGTCCTCGGCGACCGAGGCGCCGACGCGGTGGCCGGCCTCGCGCAGGATGCCGAGGGTGTCGGTGAGGTACTCCTCGCCCTGGGCGTTGTCGGTGGTCACCTTGGCCAGCGCGTCGGTCAGCAGCGCCGCGTCGAAGGCGAACACCCCGGAGTTGATCTCGGGGATGGCCCGCTGCTCGTCGGTGGCGTCCTTCTGCTCGACGATCGCCAGCACCGAGCCGTCGGCGTCGCGCACGATGCGGCCGTAGCCGGTCGGGTCGGGGACCTCGGCGGTCAGCACGGTGACGGCGTTGCCGTCGGCGGCGTGGGCCTCGACCAGCGCGCGCAGGGTGTCCGGGGTGAGCAGCGGGGTGTCGCCGGCGGTGATGACCACCGTGCCGGTCAGCTCCGGGAGTTCCGCCAGGCCCGCCCGGACCGCGTGGCCGGTGCCGTTCTGCTCGTACTGCACGGCGGTGCGGACCGCGGCGTCGGTCCCGGCCAGGTGGGCGGTCACCTGCTCGCGGGCGTGGCCGACCACGACCAGCAGGTGCTCGGGCTCCAGGGCGCGGGCCGCGGCCACGACGTGTCCGACCAGGGAGCGGCCGCTGATCGTGTGCAGGACTTTGGGGGTCGCCGACTTCATACGGGTGCCCTCACCCGCGGCAAGGACGATGACGGCGGCCGGGCGGTGGGCGCTCACGGAACGGACTCCTCGACGTCGGGTGAAGGTCACCCGAAGGATACCGGGGCGTTTCGGGCGGTGAACGCGGAAGGGTCGCGACGGTTGCCGCGACCCCTCGGTCAGTGCTCCGCTGCCAGGATTCGAACCCGGACTTAAGGGACCAAAACCCTCAGTGCTGCCGTTACACCACAGCGGAAGGAAACCCCGGCCGAACAGGACATCCGGTCAGGGTGCCCGTCTGGCCTCCACCACTATGCCGCACCGACCGCCTCCAATGCGACGAGAAAGATCGGTACTTCCCCTCGCCAAACATGGGTACATGTGCCAAGAGCCGTATTCCCGCCGACACGCGTGCTCTGTTCGGCCTTTACTTAGCCCTGCCATACTTACGAAGCCGTAAGTTACGGTGGCGTAGCCCCCGACCTTCATTGAGGGACCACCATGACCACACAGACCGACGTGATCACCGAGTCCCCGGAACCCGGGGCCGGCTCCGGGGCCCCGCTTCCCCGCGCCACGCTCGGTGGTGACAAGAAGCAGTCACTCGAGCAGATCACCCTCGGACTCTTCATCGGCATCCCCTTCCTCGCCCTCGTCGCGGCGATCCCGCTCGCGTGGGGATGGGGCCTGAGCTGGCTCGACCTCGGCCTGATGGTGGGGATGTACTACCTCGGCTGTCACGGCATCACCATCGGCTTCCACCGCCACTTCACCCACGGCTCCTTCAAGGCCAACCGCCCGCTGAAGATCGCCCTGGCCATCGCCGGGTCGATGGCCGTCGAGGGACCGGTCGTGCGGTGGGTCGCCGACCACCGCAAGCACCACAGGTTCTCCGACGCCGACGGCGACCCGCACAGCCCCTGGCGCTACGGCGAGACCGTCCCCGCCCTGATGAAGGGCCTGTGGTGGGCCCACATGGGCTGGTTGTTCGACGAGGAGCAGACCCCCCAGCACAAGTACGCCCCCGATCTGATCAAGGACCCGGCGATCCGCCGGATCAGCCGTGACTTCTGGCTCTGGACGTCCGTCTCGCTGCTGCTCCCGCCGCTGATCGGCGGCCTGGCGACGATGTCGTGGACCGGCGCCGCCACCGCCTTCTTCTGGGGCTCCCTGGTCCGTGTGGCCCTGCTGCACCACGTCACCTGGTCGATCAACTCGATCTGCCACGCGGTCGGCAAGCGGCCCTTCCGCTCCCGCGACAAGTCCGGCAACGTCTGGTGGCTGGCCGTGCTGTCCTGCGGCGAGTCCTGGCACAACCTCCACCACGCCGACCCCACCTCCGCCCGGCACGGCGTGCTTCGCGGCCAGATCGACTCCAGCGCCCGCATCATCCGCTGGTTCGAACTGCTCGGGTGGGCCAGTGACGTACGGTGGCCGACCGCTGACCGGATCGCCGCCCGCCGTAAGGAGAGCGTCAGCGAAGCGGCATGATTGACGGGTGAGCGACGGCAGAAGCAGCAGCAGGGGCAGCGAGGGTACGCCGTCGCGGCGTACCCGGCGGGTCCGCATGACGGGCAAGGAGCGCCGCGAGCAACTCCTCGACGTGGGGCGCACGCTCTTCGCCGAACGCGGTTTCGAGGGCACCTCCGTCGAGGAGATCGCGCACAAGGCGGGCGTCTCCAAGCCCGTCGTGTACGAGCACTTCGGCGGCAAGGAGGGCCTCTACGCCGTCGTCGTGGACCGCGAGATGCGGTGCCTGCTCGACATGGTCACCGGTGCCCTCACCGGTGGCCATCCGCGCGAACTGCTGGAACAGGCGGCCTTCGCGCTGCTGGACTACATCGAGCAGTACACCGACGGCTTCCGGATCCTCGTGCGGGACTCGCCCGTCGCCCAGTCCACCGGCACCTTCGCCTCACTGATCAGCGACATCGCCACCCAGGTGGAGGACATCCTGGGCATGGAGTTCAAGCAGCGCGGCTTCGACGCCAAGCTCGCCCCGCTCTACGCGCAGGCGCTGGTCGGGATGGTGGCGCTCACCGGGCAGTGGTGGCTGGACGCCCAGAAGCCCAAGAAGGCGGAGGTCGCCGCGCACCTGGTGAACCTCTCCTGGAACGGCCTGTCCGGGCTCGAACCCCGGCCGCGGCTGATCGGCCACCGCAAGAACTGACGCCGCGCCCCGCTCCGCACGCACAGGACGAAGGGCGGTGCCTCCCCGCGGGGAGGCACCGCCCTTCGTCCTGTCCTGCGGTGGGTGGTCAGCCGGTGTTGCGCAGGCCGGCCGCCACGCCGTTCACCGTCAGCAGCAGCGCGCGGGCGAGCAGCGGGTCGGGCTCCTCGCCGCGGGCGGCGGCCTCGCGCTGCCGGTGCAGCAGCGCCACCTGGAGGTAGGAGATCGGGTCGAGGTAGGCGTCCCGGATCCGGAAGGTCTGCTGGAGCACCGGCTGCGCGTCCAGCAGCTTCGCCTCACCGGTGATCCGCAGCACCTCGGCGACCGTCAGCTCGTGCTCGGCCTTGATGACGTCGAAGACGTGCTTGAGTTCGCCGGGCACCAGGGTGCCGACGTAGTGCTCGGCGATCCGCAGGTCCGTCTTGGCCAGCGTCATCTCGACGTTGGACAGGAAGTTCCGGAAGAAGTGCCACTGCTCGTACGCCTCGGCGATGTCCGTCTCCCGGCCCGCCTCGCGGGCGGCCTTCAGGCCCGAGCCGACGCCGAACCAGCCCGGCACGATCTGCCGCGACTGCGTCCAGCCGAACACCCACGGGATGGCCCGCAGCCCGTCCAGGCCCGCCCCGCTGTCCGGGCGGCGCGAGGGGCGCGAGCCCAGGTGCAGCTCGGCCAGCTGGTCCACGGGGGTGGAGGCGAAGAAGTACGCGGGCAGGTCCGGGTCCTCCACCAGCCGCCGGTAGGCGGAGTGCGCGGCGTCGGAGACCACGTCCATGGCCGCGTCCCAGCGGGACAGCGCCTCCTCGGACTGGCGGGGCGCGGTGTGCAGCGCCGAGGCCTGCAGCGTGGCCGCGACCGTCAGCTCCAGGTTCTCCCTCGCCAGGGACGGGATCAGGTACTTGTCGGAGATGACCTCGCCCTGCTCGGTCACCTTGATCTCGCCCTCCAGCGTGCCCCACGGCTGCGCCAGGATCGCGTCGTGCGTCGGGCCGCCGCCCCGGCCGACGGTGCCGCCGCGGCCGTGGAAGAGCCGCAGCCGCACGCCGTGGCGGTGCGCCACGTCGCGCAGGCTCCGCTGCGCCCGGTGGATCTCCCACTGCGAGGTGGTGATGCCGCCGAACTTGGAGCTGTCGCTGTAGCCGAGCATGACCTCCTGCACGTCGCCGCGGAGCGAGACGAGCTTGCGGTACGAGGGGTCGGAGAGCATCTCGTCGAGCAGCCTGTCGGCGACCTTCAGCTCGTCGGTGGTCTCCAGCAGCGGCACGATCCCGATCTTGGCGATCCCCGCGTGCAGGTCGATCAGCCCGGCCTCGCGGGCCAGCACCGCCGCCGCGAAGACGTCGTCGGAGCCCAGGCACATCGAGATGATGTACGACTCGATCACCTCCGGCCCGAACCGCTCGAAGGACTCCCGCACGGTGTCGAAGACGCCCAGCGTCTTCGCCCCCGCCGCGTCGAGCGGCGCCGGGGACGGCGCCAGCGGCCGCCGCGAGCGCAACTCCTTGGCGAGCAGCCTGCGCCGGTAGTCCCGCGGCATGTCCGCGTACCGCCAGGACTCCTCGCCGAGCCGGTCGAAGAGCTGGCCGAGGGCGTGGTGGTGGGCGTCGGCGTGCTCGCGGACGTCCATCGTGGCCAGCTGCAGGCCGAAGGCGGCCAGCGTGCGGATGGTGCGGTCCAGACGGCCGTCCGCGATCAGCTCACCGCGGTTGGCGCGCAGCGAGTCCTGCACCAGACGCAGGTCGGCCAGGAGGCCGCCGGTGCCGAGGTAGTCGCGGCCGGGCACGTGCGGCGTGCCGCCGGCCAGCCGCTCCCGGGTGTTGAGCAGCTTCTGCCGGATGCAGGTGGCCTTGAGGCGGTAGGGCTCCTCCGCGTTCAGCCGCTTGTAGCGGGGGCTGATCTCCGGGAGGCGCTGCAGGTCCTGCTCCAGGTCGGCCAGCAGCTCGGGCGAGGCGCCCGAGTTGCGGATCGAGTTGGACAGCGCCGCCCGCAGGTCGTCGACCAGCTCCAGGGCGTCGGTGATGCCGTGCTCGTGCTGCAGGATCAGCACGTCCCAGGTGACCTGCGGGGTGACGTTGGGGTTGCCGTCCCGGTCGCCGCCGATCCAGGTGCCGAAGGTCAGCGGGCGGGTCTCCGCGGGCAGCGGCACACCGACCCGCTCCAGCTCGACCGCCAGGTCCTCCAGCACGTCGCCGACCGCGCCCGCGTGCAGCTCGTCCAGGTAGTAGATGGCGTTGCGCGCCTCGTCGGCGGGCTCGGGGCGCACGACGCGCAGTTCGTCGGTCTGCCAGAGCAGGTCGATGTTCTCCGCCAGACGCAGGTCGCTGCGGCGGCGGTCCCCGCCCGCCTCACCGGACTCGTCCAGCAGCGCGGCGATCACCCGCAGCTTGTTCAGCACGCTGCGGCGGGCCGCCTCGGTCGGGTGGGCGGTGAAGACCGGACGCACGTTGAGGTTGCGGACCGTCTGGCGCAGGTGCTCCGGGTCGGCGTCCTTGAGCAGGTCGGCCGTACGGGCCAGCAGCCCGCCGTCGGCCGCCCTGCGGGAACGCAGCTCACGGCCCCGGTGCACCTGCTCGGTGACGTTGGCGAGGTGGAAGTAGGTGGAGAACGCCCGTACCAGCTTGGCCGCGGTCTCCAGATCGGTCTCGCCGAGCAGGGCGGCGGCGGCCTCGCCGTCGCTGCGGGTCAGCGCCCGCACCCTCTCGACGAGGTCGAGGAGCTCCGGGCCCTCCTGCCGGACGAGCGTCCCGCCGAGGAGGTCCCCCAGGCGGCGGATGTCCGCGCGGAGGGGGGCGCTGCCGGTGGTGTTGTCGGCGCTGCTCACAGGTGCGGCTCCTCGTGCAGTGGAATGGTCGGCGGCATTGTCCGGACCGCGCTGTCCGACGGCACAAGGATAGGTCGGGGCCGCCCCCCGGACCGGGGCTGACCGCCAGGCGGACACCGTCGCGTCTAGGCTGGTCCGTATGAGTACGACGGGGGAGTACGTACCGGACGGGGCCGGCGGACGAAGCCGGGTGGTCGCCGGGCCGTGGTGGTGGCCCAGGCGGCGCAGCATGGTGCTCGACGTGTCCCTGGCCTTCGTCTCGGCCGTGGAATGCCTCCTGGAAGGCGCGGCCTTCGCCGAGAAGTCCGGGGTCTCGCCGGTCGTCACGGGTCTGTTCGGCCTGCTGGTCGGCTCGGTGCTGGTGCTCCGCAGGCGCTGGCCGGTCCTGGTCGTCCTGGTCTCCATCGCCGTCACGCCGGCCCAGATGGGCATCCTGCTGAGCATCGTGGGCCTCTACACCCTGGCCGCCTCCGACGTACCGCGGCGGATCATCGCGGTGCTGTCGGGGATGACCATGCTCGGCATGCTGATCGTCACCTTCCTGGAGATGCACGGTGACCTCGGCGGCGCGGCGTACCACGCGCCGCTGGCCGTGGTCGTCCTCACCTCCGTGCTCGCGGCGGTCGGCGTCACCGCGCCGCCGGTGCTGCTGGGCCTGTACGTCGGCGCACGTCGCCGGCTCGTGGAGAGCCTGCGGGAACGGGCGGACGGCCTGGAGCGGGAGCTGTCCCTGCTGGCCGAGACGGCCACGAGCTCCGCGGAGCGTGCCCGTATGGAGGAGCGCACCCGCATCGCGCGCGAGATGCACGACGTGGTCGCACACCGGGTGAGCCTCATGGTCGTGCACGCGGCCGCGCTGCAGGCGATCGCCGTCAAGGACCCCGAGAAGGCCTCGGCCAGCGCGCAGCTCCTCGGGGACATGGGACGGCAGGCGCTCAACGAACTGCGCGAGATGCTGGGCGTCCTGCGGGCGGAGCCGGTGACGGCGGCACGGGCGGCGTCGGCGGGTGCGGCGGTCCGTGTCGTGGCCGCTGCGGAAACGATTGCGCCCGCCCCGGTTCCGGCCGCGGCCGGGGATGCCGAGACGGAGGACGAGCAGGGGCCGTGCCTGGCCGAGCTCAGGCGGCTGCTCGACGAGTCGCGGGCCACCGGGATGGACGTCGAGCTCACGGTGGAGGGGGAGGAGCGTCCGCTGGCGGCGCGGGTCGAGGCCACGGTCTACCGCGTCGTGCAGGAGGCGCTCACCAACGTCCACAAGCACGCGCCCGGCGCGTGGGCCCGCATCCGCCTCGCCTACCGCGAGGCGGAGGTCGCGGTCCTGGTGCAGAACGGGCCCTCCGACGGAGCGCCCGCGCTGGTGCTGCCCAGCGGGGGCAACGGGCTGGTCGGCATGAAGGAGCGCGTCACGGCGCTCGGCGGGGGGTTCGCCGCCGGCACGACCCACGAGGGTGGGTTCCGCGTCTCCGCCATGCTTCCCGCGTAGCGAGTGCCCGGGGTTGTGGTTGCGGCCGGTTGTCGTGTGCGGGTTGGTTGCGCCTGCGGGCGGCTGCGTCGGGCTGCCCGGTGGGTTGTGTGCGGGTTGTTTGCGCCTGCGGCGGGCATCCCCCACCGCCCTCCCGATTGCCCGGCGCGGTCAGTGCGGGTCTCGCACCGTGTGCCTGGGTCGGGGCCGCGCCGGCGCACTCCCCCAGCCTTCGGCCGGGGGGACCCCCACAGCGCTCGCGGTTTACCCCGACATCGTTCGGCGCCCGGGTCCACCGCTCGTCGCTTCCGGGCGCACCCCGCCACACCCCCTCCCGATGTGTGGGCGCATGACGGCCGGTGGGGGGTGAGTAGGGCACCTGCGGCCACCCCGGACCGCTCTCTGAACCCCGTCCGGACGTCAGCCGCCTATACGACTGGAGGGGGTGTGGCGGGGTGTGCCCATGGGGGTCCCCCCAGCCGAAGGCTGGGGGAGACGAGCGGAGCACGGGGCGCCGAATGACGTAGGGCAGCGCCGCGAGCGCCGAGGTGGGGGTCCCCCCGGCCGAAGGCTGGGGGTGTACCCCGGCGCGGCACCGACCCCCAACGTACGCAGCGAGGCGGTCACTGACCGCGCCGGGCAATCGGGAGGGCGGCGGGGAAACCCCCAACCGCAACCACAACGGCGCCGCACACAACCACAGGCCGCAAGGGGCACCCCCAACGGCAAGGACAGGGCGGGCGCCGTCAGGTCGTGAGGCGGTGGGGGCGGGAGCCCGTCGTGAGGGCGCCCAGGGCCGCGTCGATGGTCGGGCCCAGATAGTAGTCGCCGGTGTGGTCGAGGCAGTAGACGCGTCCCTCGGCGTCGATCGCGAGCTGCCCGTGGCCCGCGGACTCCTCCCCGAGCGGGGCGACCTCCGTGTCGAGCGCGCTGCCGAGGTCGCCGAGGGTGCGCGCGAGGTGCAGCCCGTGGAGCGGGTCGACGCGGACCGTGCTGGGTGCGACGTGGCGGCCGGGGGAGGTGACGGCCGGCACGGTGAGGCCGCCGAACTCGGCCCAGGCTTCGACGGCGGCGGGGAAGACGCTGTGGCGGTGGCCGCCGGGGGAGACGTAGGCGCGGAGCGTGTCGGCCCAGACCTCGGCCTGGCGGATGTCCCAGCGGCCGGGCTGCCAGCCGGCGGCGTGCAGGGCCACGTCGACGCCGACGGGGAAGCGGGTCGAGTTCATTCGGCGTCGGCTCCCGGGTCGAAGGCGCGGACGCCGAAGTGCGCGAGCAGTGCCTCGCAGGAGCGGCAGGGCGGGGCGTAGGTGCCGTGGGCGGGGTCGCCGTCCTCGCGTATGCGGCGGGCGGTGAGCTTGGCGCCCTTGAGGGCCTTGCGGGCCTCGCCGTTCGTGAGCGGCTTGCGCGCGGCGCGCTTGCTGCGGGCGCCGTCGACGGTGGTGAGGTGGCGGGACAGCAGCACCGGCTCGGGACATCGCCCGGTGAAGCGCTCACGCTGCGCGACGGGGAGGGCGTCGAGGACGTCCTGGACGAGCGGGTGGAGCGGGGGCGGCTGGTCCGCCTTCACGCCGGTGCAGGTGAGGACCTCGTCCCTGACGGACAGCGCGGCGGCGACCGCCGGCAGGATCCCGTCGCGCCGGTGGCGCAGCGCCGGTGGCGCGGGCGCTTCGTCGGCTCCCCAGTTGAGCCGCGGATCCGCGGCGTCTCTCGTCAGCATCTTCGTACGGCCCTCCGATCCGTCCTCGCGTCGAGGACGTCCCCCTATGTGCGTAAGACTGCCAAACGGACAAGGCGTTACGGAAGTCGGTTGTGAGGTGAGAGGTTTACTTTGTGCCGGATGTCACGGCACTGTGGGGAGATGCGTATCGTCGTCCGGTGTGCTGCCGCAGTGGTGCTCCTTGCGTTGGCCAGTGGTTGTACGGATAGTAGCGCCGGGTCGGACGGGAGCGGGGCCAAGCCCACGGAGAACGGCCGGGATTCGACCACGGCCTCCACGGGAGGGGCACAACGCACGCTCACCGCGGCCCGGTTGGAGGCGGCGTTGATCACCTCCGCCGATGTGCCCGGCTACGTGGTGACGGGCGGCGCGGGCGGCGTGCCGGGTCCCGAGGAGTCGCTGACCGCGGACCGGCCCGGGTGCCGACCCCTGTCCGACCCCGTGAGCAGCCGGCCCGCCCGGCCGCGCACGGCCCAGGTGACGGCCGCCGTCACCACGCGCGGGGCGCTCGGCGGTGACGGCGGGCTGGACCTGCTGCTGCTCGCCGCCCACCGGCCCGGCGAGGCGGGCGAGGTCGTCGGCGGCATCACCGCCGCCCTGAGGCAGTGCCGTTCCTTCGGGACGACGGACGGGGAGGGGCGCACCCGGCACTTCGCCGTCCGTCCCGTGCGGGCCCCCGCGGTGGGCGACGAGGCGGTCGCCTACGTGATGACCGACACCGCCGACGCCACGAGGGGCACCGCCACCGTCACCGTCGTGCGCACCGGGGGCAGCACGGCCACCTACGTCACGGTCAAGCCGTCCGGAGACCCCGGGGGACCGCCCCTCGCCGTCGCGCGCGCCCAGCACGGGAAACTCGCCGCGGCCGCCGTACACCCGTGACCGGAACCAGCTCAAGCGCCTCTTGCCACACCCCATAGGCTGTGCCCAACACCGGATCCAGCATGGGGGCATCGGCAATGACGACAGGTCGGCCCGGGTATCGGGCCGCGCCACCGAACGCGGCTTACGCCGGTCAGATCGTGCACTTCCCGGACCCGGTACGGCGCGCCCGCCACCCGCAGGGCGTACGCGTGGACGAGCGCGGCTTCCCCGACTTCTCGGCGTACGCCCGCGCGGCGGCCGAGATCGCCGAACCGCCGGACGGCTTCGGCATCGACGAACTCCGGCTGACCGACTACGTGTCGGCCAACGCCGCGCAGCACGCCGCCGGTCACGAGCTGTGGGGCAGCCTGTCCCCCGTCGCCACGCCGCACGGGTGGAGCTGGCACCACGTCGCCGGCAGCCGCCGTCTGGAGCTGATCCCCGCCGAGGTCAAGTCGTTGCTGCGGCACCACGGGGGCCTGGCCACCACCGCCTCCGCCGACCACGACAAGCGCGGCACCCGGCCGCTCCAGGAGACCCGGCCGGTCCACTTCGGCGTGCGCAAGGACGGGGTCGCCGTCACCGAGCAGCAGGTCCGGGACGTCGAGGAGGAGCTCGGCTACCGGCTGCCCGGCGCGTACCGCACCTTCCTCAAGGCGGCGGGCGGCAGCGCACCGCGCGGCGTCGCCCTGCTGCCCATGCTGGGACTCCTCGTCGACCAGCCCTTCTTCACCGTGCGGGACGAGGCGGCGGCCAACGACCTCGGCTACGTCAACAAGTGCCTGCGGGACCACCTCACCAAGGACTACCTGGCGATTTCCTACGTCCAGGGCGGTGTGCTCGCCGTGAAGGCGCGCGGCGCCGACCTGGGTTCCATGTGGCTGTGCCCGTACGACGACGTGCGGGACGCCGACGGCGCCTTCGGCTCCACCGAGGAGCGGGTCACCGGGCTGCTGCTGCCCTGCGGCGAGGACTTCGACGCCTTCCTGGCCGCGCTCGCCGGCGACCCGCCGGAGCTGGAGACGGTGGCGAACCTGATGGTGGACGGCGGCTTCGCCCGCGCCGTCCCGGTGGAGGGGTGAGGCAGCACATGGTCACGTTCGCGGAGGCGCAGGAACGCGCCGAGCGGTGGATCAACGCCGACGTCCCGGCCTACCTCGCGCGTGAGGTGCAGGTGCGGGAGTTCGACCGGGGCTTCGTGGTCTGGTCCGAGCCGAGGGACGGCGGTCCGACCTCGGACGACGGGGAGACCCGCATCGTCATCGCCCGGGACAGCGGCGACGCCACGCTCTGGCCCGCGCTGCCCGTGGGCGAGATCATCCGCCGCTGGGAGGAGATCTACGGCGCCGCGGCCGGCGCGGTCGCGGACGCCGTGCCGGAGCGGCCCCGGCGGATCGACCTGGAGGCGACGTCCTTCCTGCTGAGCCCGCCGCAGTGGCTGCAGGACGCGGCCGACCGGCTCGGCATCCCCGACCGTCGTGACGTTCCGGACGGCGCCCTGGGCGACACCGTCCCCACACCGCCGCGCGCCCCGGCCCCGGTCACCACGCCCGGTCCCGCCACGCCCACCCAGCCGTACGTCCCGACCCCGACCCCGCCGATGCCGATGCCGTACGGCGGCGCGCCCACCCCGCCGCCCGCGGCGTGGCGGGACGCCAACGACAGCCAGGGCGCGGGGGCGTCCGTGCCGCCGCCGGCGACCGTCTACGCGCCGCCGATCAGCGACTCGGACGACGCCCACACCCCGCCGCCGATGACGAGCGCCGACGCCAGCACCGAGCGGCTGCCCGGTGTGGCGGAGGCCGGGACGCCGCTGCCGCGGCCCCAGGCACAGGGCGGTTACGGCTACCCCGGCGCCGGAGGCGGCACACCGCCCCCGCCTCCGCCGCCCCCACCGGCTCCCGGGCCCGGCGCCTACGGTTACCCGGGCGGCTCGTCCACGCCCCCGCCGCCGGGGCCCCCGCCCTCCCCGTTCGGCGGTCCGGCCGTGGCCCCGCCGCCCCCGCCGCCGGTGGCCCAGCAGGGCCCGCCCCCGCCGCCGCCCGCGCCGTCCACCCCCGCCAGGCCCGCTCCCGGGGACGTGCACCACGCCGCGACGATGCTGTCCCGCCCGGACGGCCCGCCTCCCCCGCCCCCGCCGCCGCCCGGTCCCGGCCGCGGCGCCGCCGACGTGTCCGCCGCCGAGACCTCGAAGGCCGGTCCGCCCGGTCCGCCTGCGCCGCCGCCCGGTCCGGGCGTGCCCGGCACCCCTGCCGCCGGGTACGTGCCCACGCAGCTGGTGCAGCAGCTCCCCGCGAACGACCGGCCCGGTCCGCCCGCACCGCCGCAGCCGGCGGCCGGGGACGTGCACCAGGCCGCGACGATGCTGTCCCGTCCTGACGGCCCCGCCGGTGCGTCGGCACCGCCCCCGCCCCCTCCGCCGCCCGGTCCCG includes:
- a CDS encoding ribose-phosphate diphosphokinase; the protein is MTGIKTTGEKKLMLFSGRAHPELAEEVARELGVNLVPTKAFDFANGEIYVRFEESARGSDAFVIQSHTAPINKWIMEQLIMIDALKRASAKRITVVVPFYGYARQDKKHRGREPISARLVADLMKTAGADRILTVDLHTDQIQGFFDGPVDHLFALPILADYVGAKVDRSKLTVVSPDAGRVRVADRWCDRLGAPLAIVHKRRDPDVANQVTVHEVVGDVRGRICVLVDDMIDTGGTICAAADALFANGAEDVIVTATHGVLSGPAADRLKNSKVSEFVFTDTLPTPGELDLDKITVLSIAPTIANAVREVFEDGSVTSLFEDAH
- the glmU gene encoding bifunctional UDP-N-acetylglucosamine diphosphorylase/glucosamine-1-phosphate N-acetyltransferase GlmU, which encodes MSAHRPAAVIVLAAGEGTRMKSATPKVLHTISGRSLVGHVVAAARALEPEHLLVVVGHAREQVTAHLAGTDAAVRTAVQYEQNGTGHAVRAGLAELPELTGTVVITAGDTPLLTPDTLRALVEAHAADGNAVTVLTAEVPDPTGYGRIVRDADGSVLAIVEQKDATDEQRAIPEINSGVFAFDAALLTDALAKVTTDNAQGEEYLTDTLGILREAGHRVGASVAEDHREIAGINNRVQLAEARRILNDRLLHRAMLEGATIMDPASTWLDVTVEFEPDTLVLPNTQLYGATRLASGAQVGPNCTLTDTLVGPGATVSNTVAVSAEIGEAASVGPYAYLRPGAKLGPKAKAGTYVEMKNATLGEGTKVPHLSYVGDATIGDYTNIGAASVFVNYDGQAKHHTTIGSHCRTGSDNMFVAPVTVGDGAYTAAGSVITKDVPAGSLAVARGQQRNIEGWVARKRPGSAAAHAAEQAQQAAPEA
- a CDS encoding acyl-CoA desaturase, giving the protein MTTQTDVITESPEPGAGSGAPLPRATLGGDKKQSLEQITLGLFIGIPFLALVAAIPLAWGWGLSWLDLGLMVGMYYLGCHGITIGFHRHFTHGSFKANRPLKIALAIAGSMAVEGPVVRWVADHRKHHRFSDADGDPHSPWRYGETVPALMKGLWWAHMGWLFDEEQTPQHKYAPDLIKDPAIRRISRDFWLWTSVSLLLPPLIGGLATMSWTGAATAFFWGSLVRVALLHHVTWSINSICHAVGKRPFRSRDKSGNVWWLAVLSCGESWHNLHHADPTSARHGVLRGQIDSSARIIRWFELLGWASDVRWPTADRIAARRKESVSEAA
- a CDS encoding TetR/AcrR family transcriptional regulator, with product MSDGRSSSRGSEGTPSRRTRRVRMTGKERREQLLDVGRTLFAERGFEGTSVEEIAHKAGVSKPVVYEHFGGKEGLYAVVVDREMRCLLDMVTGALTGGHPRELLEQAAFALLDYIEQYTDGFRILVRDSPVAQSTGTFASLISDIATQVEDILGMEFKQRGFDAKLAPLYAQALVGMVALTGQWWLDAQKPKKAEVAAHLVNLSWNGLSGLEPRPRLIGHRKN